From the genome of Lasioglossum baleicum chromosome 13, iyLasBale1, whole genome shotgun sequence, one region includes:
- the LOC143214787 gene encoding uncharacterized protein LOC143214787: MTADSEKDSTHCLICNSKVGVSTRNSIRIFNENAFTSSEKPLVDIICAVLETDLNEENVHSLVVCKKCYKLFNEVDELESRLTEVKLELFNNYKRTVQKVSDMQNEEDYNDHDYIENTESQDAELKYTEKDEEEMQEMEGEEERLEEEEEEEEEEEPSCETEIILNIEPMPETSSNEDKKRMKRSKIPSKLDATQEQVISRDGSTYTCLLCTNEDDKAVGDAKSIIAHMKSVHETRLYICDICGDDFKKRTELSLHLDDHVAKEDGDFQCEICNRIFSNLRLFRIHKRIHYPQVKSWPCETCGKRYSSKNLLEEHINTHTGVRPYVCENCGKDFASKYTYKAHVKTHEIRPRPYECSQCNKSFLSQQNLNQHERTHNGVKEYICHQCGKAFGSPHNLEVHNIVHTGYKPYICRMCGKAFARKAEIRDHERTHTGEKPYQCEFCGATFSQRSNLQSHKRATHYNDKRYKCDDCGKGFKRRRLLDYHIKAAHTGERPYKCEVCTATFVYPEHFKKHMRIHTGEKPYLCEVCGKAFNSRDNRNAHRFIHSDKKPYECLVCGMGFMRKPLLYAHMQTQGHLNDTIVVNQPRLTTEDDQVITIPEGDVELLMDEPENDQLEEAELYVTELKDHVIIQQQNEDQMYNEEDVLNISAEENVADEEVGHLVDGEMTFVENEGIECKEEDAEQVEEVYNYNESEDGETIVVPTTSEYKDMEGDDKNAVRLVQIRFPTTVTAEGRSWLSLVQNT; the protein is encoded by the exons ATGACGGCTGATTCGGAGAAAGATAGCACCCATTGTTTAATATGTAACAGTAAAGTTGGCGTGTCTACTAGGAACAGCATACGTATTTTTAATGAGAACGCCTTTACATCATCGGAGAAACCACTTGTAGATATCATTTGTGCTGTCTTAGAAACAGATCTCAATGAAGAAAATGTACATTCTCTTGTTGTATGTAAAAAATGCTACAAATTATTTAACGAG GTTGACGAATTGGAAAGTAGACTAACAGAAGTGAAATTAGAACTGTTCAATAACTATAAAAGAACTGTACAGAAAGTATCTGACATGCAAAATGAAGAAGACTACAATGACCATGATTATATAGAAAATACAGAAAGCCAAGATGCGGAACTAAAATATACAGAGAAA GATGAAGAAGAAATGCAAGAGATGGAAGGAGAGGAAGAAAGattagaggaggaggaggaggaggaagaagaggaggaaccTTCTTGCGAAACAGAAATTATACTTAACATTGAACCAATGCCTGAAACAAGTAGTAATGAAGACAAGAAGAGGATGAAGCGATCGAAAATTCCATCAAAACTTGACGCTACCCAGGAACAA GTTATAAGCAGAGATGGTTCtacatatacttgtttgctatGTACAAACGAAGACGACAAAGCTGTCGGAGATGCAAAATCTATAATCGCGCACATGAAAAGCGTGCATGAAACTCGTTTATACATTTGTGATATATGCGGAGATGATTTCAAGAAGAGAACCGAGCTCTCTCTTCATCTTGATGATCACGTTGCTAAGGAAGATGGTGATTTTCAATGTGAAATATGTAATAGAATATTTAGTAATCTGCGTTTGTTCAGGATTCATAAACGGATACATTACCCACAAGTGAAGTCTTGGCCATGCGAAACTTGTGGTAAAAGATACAG ttCTAAAAACTTGTTGGAAGAGCACATCAACACTCACACCGGCGTGCGACCGTATGTGTGCGAGAATTGTGGCAAAGACTTTGCTTCCAAGTATACGTACAAAGCACACGTGAAAACACACGAAATTCGTCCACGTCCTTATGAATGTTCACAATGTAATAAATCATTCTTAAGTCAGCAAAATCTTAATCAGCATGAGAGAACTCACAACGGTGTAAAAGAGTACATTTGTCATCAATGTG GAAAGGCTTTTGGCTCACCGCACAATTTAGAGGTGCACAATATAGTGCACACAGGCTACAAGCCTTACATATGTAGAATGTGTGGTAAAGCGTTTGCTCGCAAAGCTGAAATAAGAGATCATGAAAGGACACACACTGGAGAGAAACCGTACCAATGCGAATTTTGCGGGGCTACATTTAG TCAAAGGTCAAATTTGCAATCTCATAAACGTGCAACGCATTACAACGACAAGAGATACAAATGCGACGATTGCGGGAAGGGATTCAAACGACGAAGATTGTTGGACTATCACATAAAAGCAGCGCATACCGGTGAAAGACCGTACAAATGTGAAGTTTGTACGGCGACATTCGTATACCCCGAACACTTTAAGAAGCATATGCGCATACACACGGGAGAGAAACCGTATCTATGCGAG GTTTGTGGTAAAGCATTTAATAGCAGAGACAATAGGAACGCGCATCGATTCATACACAGTGATAAGAAGCCGTACGAGTGTCTGGTATGCGGTATGGGCTTCATGAGAAAACCCTTGTTGTATGCTCACATGCAAACTCAG GGCCATCTAAACGATACTATTGTGGTTAATCAACCACGGCTCACTACTGAAGACGATCAAGTGATAACAATCCCTGAAGGCGATGTTGAGCTGCTAATGGACGAGCCTGAAAATGATCAG TTGGAGGAGGCTGAACTGTATGTGACTGAGTTGAAAGATCATGTTATCATACAACAACAGAATGAAGATCAAATGTATAATGAAGAAGATGTATTAAACATTTCTGCGGAAGAAAATGTAGCGGATGAAGAAGTAGGTCATCTTGTTGATGGAGAG ATGACTTTTGTCGAAAATGAGGGGATTGAGTGTAAAGAGGAGGACGCAGAGCAAGTCGAAGAAGTGTACAATTATAACGAAAGTGAAGATGGCGAAACAATAGTTGTACCAACTACCTCAGAGTACAAAGATATGGAAGGGGACGACAAGAATGCGGTTCGATTAGTACAGATTCGATTTCCAACAACAGTCACCGCAGAAGGTCGAAGTTGGTTAAGTCTAGTACAAAATACATGA